Part of the Aquarana catesbeiana isolate 2022-GZ linkage group LG12, ASM4218655v1, whole genome shotgun sequence genome, GATCCAAGTGGCATGACTAAAGCCACAGCTGCCAAAACAGTGAAGTCAGGAAACAACTCATGCATTTCAGAGCTACTGTGGACTAGCTTTATGCAAAGATCTCGAAATGTTAGGTGACTGAGGCTGAACACAATACGTTTAAAAAGGGCAAAGTCATTTGTAGCTCGTTCTGGAACCAGCACATTTGAAAAATTCTGCAGGAGATGTCGAAGCTCTAGCTCACCATAGGCACCAATATCATCCAAGGAGGAAGGGTAACACTTTGGGTTAAAAATAATGGAAAGGGAGCTAATCACTTTAAGAACATTGCCAGGGAAGCGATCCAGGAGGCTCTTGCAGACACTGTCAAGACAGGCTTGTTTTATGAGCTCAAAACATTTCAATTGAACTTTGGAACAGTCAACCAACTCTACTCCTTTGTAGTAGAACCTACTTTCATTGTCATCATCAGGATGCTCATTCAGTTCATTAAGGAACTCTTGAAAGTTCTGGCCATTAGTGGATTTTTGTGCCTGCAGGGTGGCCTGTGAGGCCAACACTATTGGATTTATCATTGATATATCTAGATCCTCAATTTGGAAAAACTGGTTAAGTTTTTGGAAGATAGGAAGAATGTCCAGAAGGACCTTAGTAAGAGCCACAAACCAGAATTTCTTCAGCTCTAAGCATAATCCACTGGCTACGGGTGATTTTGTTGATTCACTTTCAAGTAAAAGAACTAAAGTTGGCCATGAAGAGTCAATAGTTGCAACAGCTGGCAATATAGCCATCCAGTGAACTGTTCCTGGACAATTTAAGTCTATGCCACAAGCAGTGATAACATTACGCAACTCTTGAAAACTAGAAGCTTCTCCAGGTTTATTGCCATACAGTCTATATACTGCATCCATGACACTCTCATATTTCCTCCCATAATCAGCACTGACAAAACTTTCTGTTGGAAGCAAAGATCTTCTATGTGAGATGCAATGAAGCTCGGTTATTAGTGGGCAAAGGGTCTTCAACTTCTCACTAACTCCATTCTTCTTGTCTGTCATCAGTGAAGAGCCATCAGAGCTAAACCAAGCCACTTTTTTAGGAGAAATTTGAAAGTCACTTAATATCTCAACTACTTTTTCAACAACTTGGTTTGTTTCATCTGAACATAATGCAAATCTCCCTAGGTATGTGATGTACAGCTGTCCATCACAAGGTGTAACGGATGTTGCAAACAATACAAGACTGGGATGCTCAGTTATATCCACGGTCTCATCAACCACTAGTCCAATAAAAGGTGATTCTTTCAATCTCCTCCGATCTTCACTGTGCAGTACTTTAACAATGGCTGCCTGAATTGATCAAACACAAGGTTATATCAATCCTTTTATCTCTCATGGGAAAATCACACAGATGTAAAATCTATTATCTGTAACCCTTTCACCCCAAAGGAATTTTCTAATTAGAAAATATTGGCAAGATCAAACGTATTTCTAGAGGTTGCAGGATTAAAGGATTTTGAAGATATAAGTCTTAGGTTAGAAcaggtgtaaaaagaaaaaaaaaaagcaggtaatATGGACTTATGATAACATCATTATAGCTCTTACTTTTTAATAAAGAGCTGTATGAAAAAAAACTAAGGAAACATATATTATCAACTCCTATGTAAAAACTGGGTAGACCCCTTGAGAATGTCCGTTTGGACGAAACTAGTCGGGGCCGAATCCCAGTGCTGACACCACAACGCTGTACGATCCTAGGTCATCCACGACTCTTAGTgagtttttactgtgtttttttgctgTCATGTTGTTCTAATTGGATGACTGGCTCTGTTCTACAATAAACCATTTTATTTAAACACTTGCTGATCATGCTATAGCCGAAACACAGCGACAGGGTGGTAGTCAAGTTCTGGGAGAGTGTCTTTTGACAACCCCCCAGAACCCCACTCCCCTGTGCGAGCTCaggcatgctctgtgatcgctgtgtccttgggacacagctgatcacagatcaaggtaaagcCCAATCACAgcaaccctttaccatgtgatcagctgtgtccaatcagtgcCGTCATCGTGTGAGGAAGGTAAAGCTAATAACTGGCTATACTGTAAAAGGGAACATatacactgataatcggggcactgatcattagtgccctgattatccatacagccccatcagtgtcaatcagtgtccatcagtgccaccttatcagtgcatcctcatcagtgcctcctcatcagtgcccatcagtgcaacatatcagtgcccaccagtgcagtctcattagtgcagcctcatcagtgcttatcaatgcagcctatcagtgcccatgagtgcagcctcatcagcgcacatcagggaagaagaaaaattacttatttgcaaaattttataaatttacttttttttcatcattttcattagtttagcaaaacataaaaaacccagtggtgattaaataccaccaaatgaaagccaaaaatgtctcaaaaaatgagtacagtgttgcacgattgcgcaattgtcatttgaagtgcgacagcactaaaagctgaaaattggcctgggaagggggtaaaagtgcccattaggcaagtggttaaacttggctCCTTGGTGAGCGCTATCTGTTCCAGTGGGAGTTGCCTTTTGCTGCTGCCTAAGAGGAGCGGAAAGGAAATGCATATACCTGGGGAAGATTTGTGCTTGAGAAACAATGCTGTGTCTGCTGTACCTGTTACAGCTTATGGTCTGATGAGTGTGCATTTGATTAAGGTGGTGACACTCTGTTTTTGTTACACTAAAAGGATCTGCTGGAAGGTACACAATCTTTTTTatctgaatatactgtatatggacttttatttaagAGAGACATCACACTTGGCACATTGATTACTGTTTACTTATTTGCTTTTTTGTATGTTTCTGTTATACAGTATTCACCGGTGCTGCATCATTTCACCGTATTGTCAGTTTAACTTCCTGCCTTTGCAAATAAAATCAGCAAGAGAAGTACAAGGAGTTGGGGTTGTGCTCTATACTTATTTGTCAATAGTATAGGCTACAAAGTGGCATGCAAGCTTGCTTGAAAGAACTCCGTTTGCAAACCAGTATCATTATATAGTTTAGGTCCCTTTGCAAATCTACCATAGTTTTTGCctttgattaataaaaaaaagggtgtttttttgcAGTTGACAAATCAGCATTTTACTTGACCTATTAAACATCACAAAGACAGCAAAGTAGCAGCTTTGATTTTTGATCCCTCTTCTTGCTGTTACTGGGCAAGCAAATCTCCAGCCGACTACCAGAACTAACTGGGTTTAGACAATGCCTTGTGGCATCTGTACAATTCCATTTCTCTTTTGCTAGAGAAGTGCATGCCTGCTTCCTGCTTGGAAGAACAGTATTCATGCCATGGCTCGCGGTGGCTCCAGGAGCTGGACAGTGATTAATTAAAAGCTCTGGCCATTCCAAGAACATTTTTTCTCTCTCCTATGAAGGGCAAATAACCAAAACCCAGTGATCTTTGAATATGCCCttcatatttattctattctagtgTCGATCAAACAGCATCTCATGCGTAAATGTTATAAATGGGGGAGTACTGCTATACAAACAGaaggcctatgataaaaaaaataacaatcactgGATacctaaaggagaagttcaccatTAGTAACATGTTAAATATTTCACCTGTATTTGTTACTAGGCAGCACGCCCCACTCACCCCGATCTCCcagtgtgacagcaggcaggggttcTACTCCCCGCATTTGCTGTCACAATTTCAAATCGGAGCTGCTGTGTGGGGCTTTCCCCACGCAGTCGTGTCAtccattcacaggaatctgtgaataacaaaactacaagtcgcaTCTTCCACTGTGGTAGATGGACTTGTAATATCAATGAACTGAGAGCACACTGATCAGCATGCTTGTAGTTCATTTACATTACTTAAAGCTTAGGAACTGTCTGCCTATACCGAGATACAGGGAGAGAGCTctaggcagtgtctgcaggagcctggcattgcacctgtgatTTACTGATCGccggtgcaatgctttgcaggctcttaTGAGaataaattataaatgcacattttttttacctgcaaaaatatgtgcatttattattatgtttttttttcaaaaggcgAACTTAGCTTTTACAGCGAAATTCCAGTTTCACATTAGATTCAGATAATAACATTCGAATTAGGTGGATCATCAGTTCATCAATTTTTGATTCACCGAGTACATTTGCCTCATCTGTGGAGAATAACACTATTATGAAATCCCAAAAATCAGAGTTCATGAATTGCATGTTTTGCTGGAGACAAGATAAATCTTTATGCATATATTTAGAAGGATTAAAAAATTGGCATTCTAAAATTCACTTGATATTCAAAATGATTTGCTCATCTGTAGTTTTAAATAATGCAAATGTGCCAGAACTATCTCAAAATTGTAtcttaaaaaaatgaaacattagGAGGTATAAGACGAACTGCATGCCAGAAACCAAATCTTTCTGCTTTTTACAGCATTGGGGTTGTCACTGTGGCTCTGAAGGGGGTGGGACTGGCTGGCTTAGCTGGTTGCTGCTCAGgaatctgggtgaatcctgactttaaagtcggGACGGATCCAGAGCCTGGACCTGCTCAGTGACGTCAGAAAACAGGTCACCGGAGTGCAGAGTGAAGTGGCGCTGGCAACTTCTCCCCGGAGCTGGTCTTTGGCATCTCGAGTGGCTGGCTCAGGATGTAGTCAGTCATCCCGACACACAGGGACGAGACCAGCACTGTACAATGAGCTGCGCATAGGCTTGGGACACTGCAAGCGGGCAGGTAGGTGTTTTTTATCGCATAAGAGACActgcatatctcttctgcaatattAACTTGTCTGTTTGCATTCTATTATTAGAAGTCTTATAAGGAGTCTCTAGCACTTGACAGGTTACTCAATGTAAACACAGCTTCAACTTATTACTTACATTTCACTTTACTAAATAAGCACTATCTACTCCCTTCTAAAATGTAAAGAATAATTTAAggaacacttttttaattttaggaTCGAGTGGAGAGTGATTAGAAAACCAGTTAggtctgtattgctgtctgtgcctctattAGGCAGATTGACTATCTCTATTTGCCATGTTcaccgaaagtgaaagaaaatcccaaatcttcAATTTGACTATGActatggaatgtgtcaaggcagatgttttggaaccaccaTGTTCTAATAACATAATGttatccttggtgtcaggaagtctgcATAGGTGTTAATCCTTCTATTCGCATGGCTAaaggtgtgaattgttgtcaaatTGTAGATACGTGGCAGACAGATGGCGTTGACTGTCCCCAGTGAGCAACTCCTAATGTGTAATTTGCATGTGTATTTTTGGCACCAAAGTACACAACTTTTCATTTCTCAATATTAAACCTCAACCGCCATGGAACTGTTCAACTCCCATTTTTCCAAGGTCTTCCTATAATGCTGGCCACTCTGTGCCAAAGTTATTTCCCTGCAAAATTTGGTATCATCAGCAAACTAAAATTGAGGTCTTGATTCCAACCCCTATATCAttgataaacaaattaaacagaattggcccATAATAGTAAAAGAATATGCTGGGTATCTATCCTGTAAAATCACAGCCTCTGCAGATTGATCACACAGGACCGCAGACCTATCGTTTTTGTGAGTGAACAACCAATTCTGTTGGGCCATTGGATGTATATGACACAGCCCCACAGCACTGCCTGATCATTTATAAAAGTGAAAGATTAGTGCTGTGGTGCTGTGTGATCCATCTGCCTGGggctgtgtatttacacacacaggctGTGATTTATGGTAAATGGCAGCCATGTTCTCCAGAGCTGCATTATCACACACTGGCATGGTACCACTGGATtagcgtaaggccaatgtggtgcctatatattTTAAAAAAGACCAAAGTCTTAACCGAGTACCTACAGAacggttagtttaacttctatagtcgagaAAATACTTGAGAGCATAATAAAGGATATAGATACGTTCTTGCTGGAAATCAATATTTTAGGCAATAGTTAGCATGGATTTACAAAAGaccgaagttgtcaaacaaatctgatttccttttatgaggaggtgaacaaaaccttggacaaaggagtagattcatactctgaatggtctgaggTTATTAGCAGTGCATTCCAGAGTTCTGTGTTTGGACCCCTACTTTTTAACATATTGATAAATTATATAgaatttgggattaaaagtaccatttcagtgtttgcataTGACACTaagttatgcagtggaataatgtccttacaggatgtctccaatttacaagccaacctcaatgcactgtttaatgggacaactatgtggcaaatgaggtttaatgtagatgggcatcagttcacaaaaaggatatagttgaacctggagaaagtgcagagaagggcaaccaaactgatagctTGCTTGTTAGCTGAACTAcatttattctttcttgagaagaggagattaaggggggatatgatgaaCATGTATAAATTGTGGCCCATAGAGTGAActgtgtgtagagttattcacttttagGTTATTACAAATGAcaaggaggaaaagagatttaaccttcacatatggaaaggcatcctcacagtaagagctgtaagaATGTGGGAGAGACTCAAGAATtgtttctggccagctcagttgattgttttaaaaaagagctgtaTGCAttactaaatgcacaaaatataactggatatatATATTTAGAGGTAATAATGACAGGGGTAGATTATCCATGGAATATCTGATTGGCTCATGGGGGATAAGAACGgaattttctatttgtgtgtgtgtgttttttttattggttgaactagatggaatagtgtcttttttcaacctgactaattatgtaacaaTATATGTAACTCACAAATCTCTCTCCTTCCTAGCACCGTTGTCGGATAGTGTGAGTTAAACTGTCCGACCACGCTGCTTAGCAATGACCATCATGCACTTGGTCCTCTAACGGAGATAAAATTATCACAACCCATAGATGTAGGTAGGATAGTTTTTGCAGATGTATCAAAGTAAGGGGATACCCCAAATTTGCTGTCAAACTAAATAAAAATGGATACTATACCACTATTGTGCAATGTATCAGAACAAAGTCATTACATTTTAAGGTTTGCCTACTCAGGAATATTTACAATTGCAGTGCACCATCCTATAGATGGGAGAACAGATTCTTGCATATATACAATGGAGGAGGCAGCTGTCATCCCCATCCTGTATAATTTTTGTAGTAATGTATATATACTTTCGAGTACCACAAAACCTGAAGTACAATCACATTTCAGTGTCTTTCCTTAGATCAGGGTGATATTTCAATATCTGGTATTTCTCCCTTCATTTGTTCCTgttctgaaagtttttttttttatatcagtttttttaaatctatatacgccttacatattacatataaaaataaatgtactcCCTGTACCCTAAAGAACACAGAAAGCCTTTGTGCAGTATATTTGCTGCTTACATGTATAAATCGTTAATGTACCTGTGTACAATGACTACACTGGGCAACAATTAGCGAACACAAAAAAGAGTCGCAGTGCAATCTTCAGTCATTTGAatcatccccccatgctctccttaCTGACTTTCCCAGAGGAACGAGCACTATTTCTACTCTACCCCACAACGTGGCTCCTGGAAAAATCTCCCCTCACCAATGGGACAAGATGCTTATTATTGTGCACAAATGCACCCATTCTTTAACACTTTGTAAGACAGCCATGAAAGTACACTGGTATCTAACTACCCAAGGGCTCAATTTTATCCATCCTATGGTCTCACATACATGCTTCCAGGGCTATCCCaccaaataaataataaacatatattttaGAATTGCAAAGAACTCCAGCTGCTTTGGCACCACATCAAGGCCGTTGTCACACAATGGCGGGCCATTATCTGTGTGCTTATTATTTGCTCCCAGCCATTTAGTACTTAACCCCAGGGAGGAAAAACCTTATCATATCCTAGTCAGTGTTGTTCAATAGGTCATAGCCCAATACTGGCGCTCTCAATTAGTCAATTTTGGCCAAATCTTGACCATAAGGGATACCTTGATGCTTTAGGAAAGAGTTTTTCAAACTATACAAGATTCTCTAAACCAGTTTCATGACAAATGGGATGCTTGGTCCTCATTTCACCTATTATCATAAATTGGTTACTATTACCACTCCTTTCTATCTCCCcatgtaatatttttttacttgCTGTTTTACTTTTTGTTACCATATACCTTGTGAAACTGATGAATGAATAAAAATCatctgtaaaataaataaataggcccACTGAATGGTATATGAAGAGAAATGCCCTACAGCAGCCAATCGGAATTTAGTTATGATAAGCATACAATGATTAAATTATATATGACATCTGATTGGAAAAAATggtaaaagtgtatgtaaagccatttTTGGAAGGGTGGTCTGTGTCCCTATTTGGGGAGATTCACCTTGGGTTCTGGTGTCCATTTTTCTTcagtacagaaagtgatgggaaatcgaAAGTTTTCTATGGGgaaacctgttctggtgacaactgtatttTAGGGGATATCTCTTTACTTCAAAGGGATTACCACTTACTTCCTGCTGTGTTTCTAGGCAGAAAATCAAGGGAAATTTACTCAATGGGACACAGCAAAAGAAAAAACTTTGAGGGTTCTTAACCAATTGctgttctatccaaaacaaaaaaggtatGATTGCAGTCTTAAAGTGGAATTCTGGGATATCTCTAATCTTAAAACTGCTCCTATGCCCTAACACCTATATTAATTAACCTGTAGAACAAAGatctatatacttacctattttctggcctgcttcagtctggtcacatgatcggctctcctctagcaGTGGCTTCAGAGTAGAGGAGGGAGCACCAGCAATGGATGGCCCATAGTAAACCTATGGTGATGTCATTGCTAGGCATTCAAGATGTTGTCagagcgctctctcctctcccctgtagccagCACTGGCTGGCACACGGAagatcacgtgactggactggagtgggctgaaaataggtaagtatacagatcttttttctaCAGGTTAGTTAATTTAAATAAAGTGATATTCAAGGAGCTCtactttaagctggccacacactgaTCATTTCCATTCAGCCGGttgagcagggaccagctgaaCTGCAATCAGTGTGTTGGCGTTCCTGTTTGACAGACATCGAACATTTGATGACATACCGGAAAACTTTCCTCAGCTAAAGCCGCTGCCGCCATTCACCTGCTGACTAAACGGCAAAAAAAGTAAATGGCCAGCTCTAGTCTGTGGATATCCATAATTTTCACACAAGGTAGGTGAATGTAGGTGACCAATTTCAATCCTTGTATTGTCATATGGCACCGGACTATCATTGTCAACAGGTTATTTTCTTATTAAAGAAAATCTGTAGTAAGACAGAATacattctgaactctcctttaaataTGCTATACTCTGGCTGTTATGGCGATTCCATGGTTTCGGAACTaccttaagctggccacacactgaTGGAAATTTGTCCAGTTTCAGCAGATtgcactccattagcttcttcccgaGTCATACTGGCTGGGGAAAGTGACTCCAAAATAGAAAGTGATGGTTTGGTTTACATGTTGCTTCCGGGCCATTAACAGGAAGGGAAGATCAGcaaatggacggggggggggtatGTAGCAGTCATTGGGGTGTATGGAAGCACCTGCAGATCAATTCCATCTGACCAATAGTTGACTTGTCAGATTTACATACACCCTGGGCGGCTGCagtgtgtaaacccccccccaaagCCACTGTTGTATTATTTAGGGTGCTGGTAGTAAAAGGGTAAATCATTTTTACTTATGTCTGAGATGTTATTGGAAAAATTTCCCCCCAACTCCACGCTCTTCTAATCCTTCCTCACCctgtcaaaaactaaaaaaaaaaaagtttcaactttgtttgttttagttttttttttttttttgattaggcCTTTTATAAAAGCAGTATGAGCGGCAAGCTTTGACAAAGTATGTACAGAACTATCAGCAAGTGTTGTTGAAGCTTTtgaagtaccattcaactccagtttgtaaatttTCAAAATTTACACAGATCCTAATTGAAcctctctgacggaggctccttaccacttgatcagctgtaaCTATTCACAGCTGATCAttacatgaaccaggaagtgccccggtaaatggcattcctcggtttacgctgacagggagagccgatcggcatctctccctgtcagaggggggggggtctgtgctgataatcagcagatTGATTATCAggacagcccccatcagatgtgcccatcagcttccATTcaatgcccaccacagtgccaatcagtgcccagcagtaaaacctgtcagtacctcatcagtgctgctcatcagtgccacctgtcagtgccaatcagtaccgcctatcagtgccacctgtcagtgcccatcacagctgcctgtcagtgcccatcagtaccatctatcagtgcccatcagtactgcctatcagtacccatcagtggtgcatatcagtgcccatcaattatacctatcagtgccaactcatcagtgccaccttaccagtgccaactcatcagtgccgcctcatcagtgcccgtcagtgaaggagaaaacaaaatgttataaccgaaacaaagaaaaatgttttttttttttcaaaaatgtcggtcttttttagtttgtttagcaaaaaataaaaaccccattggtgatccaatactaccaaaagaaagctctatttgtgggaagaaaattataaaaatttagtttgggtgcagtgttgcatgaccgcgcaattgtcattcaaagtgtgacagcgctgaaagctgaaaattgtcctgggcaggaaggggcgaaagtgcccgatactgaagtggttaaagaagaaaaaaaaattaaaaaacgtaaaacacaaaatgcatgaaaactgcctgCAAAAATGCATAACAAACGCGGGTCTAAAAATGCAAGATGCactgcaaaacatgcctgaaaacTGCATCAAGTGCagccgcacagatgtgaacctagactaaaggtGAGCTTTAGCTAAAAAAAACTTTTCTCAGTGGAGGAGGAAAGAACGTCAGTTGGACCATCTCTACTACTGTTCTGCCTGAAAACTCAAAGCGGTTAACCATTGCAGCACtggaagttcagagacaggaagaggacatgCCTCACTACAGTGAAGATTTCTTCAGGATCCAACTGCCTGCATAATGTGGGACATActtcataatgccgcgtacacacggtcggacttttcgtctacaaaagtccaacggacgccgacggactaaagctggctggtaatccgatcgtgtgtgggcttctccggactttcagcagactttttcagcctcaaatccgacggactttagatttgaaacatgcttcaaatctttacgtcgtaactaggacggaccccgaaatccgctcgtctgtgtgctagtccgacggacaaaaacccatgctagggcagctattggctactggctatgaacttccttattttagtccggtgtacgtcatcacgtacgaatccgtcggacttttgtgtggtcgtgtgtaggcaagtccgttcgttagaaagtctgctgcaagtccgccgaaagtccgccggaagtctgtcggacaggctgtcggacttttgtagacgaaaagtctgaccatgtgtacgcggcattacacctaAGTGGTGTGACTAAAGTTGTAGGGTTTATCCTTTAGCTAAACATCAGCTTTaacttggagggatttcctctctcttcctgttgtgtcttcaaGACAGGGAAtctctctaaagcaggggtctccaaacgtttcaGTAGAAGGGCCACACTGTATATTTTTCAAATATTGATGGGCCTAAAAAATCTGTTTTATAAATGAACATATAAAAGACCTTTTTTTTGTAATCAGAATGATATGATTTAGGACAACAGAGAAAAAATCTTCAGGAAACAAagccaaaaaattcaaaaaaaacttGAGCCCCTGAGaatccctacttacatcagagtcccgatCAGAGTGCCCTTAACATCAGGGTTCCTCCTTACATcaaagagtccccatcagagtcccctcttagaGGGGCCGGCTAAATTCTTGcaatgggacacacttggcctgtGAGCCAGAGCACGGAGACTGCTGCTCAAAAGGAgcgcagcataaaaaaaaaaaacagagcttttTAACTATTCCTTACTTTTTTTAAACCTAATAAAAGTTTTGGTTTAAATATACACTTTAAAGTTAAAGTGGAGTCACCCATGTCAGTAAATCTAAATAGTCATCTCACTGTTCCAGATTTTACTTGCAGAGGACTGCAGGGAAAATCTGAAATTTTGACTGATAGTCCCTTTGGAAGGCAGAATCCAGAAGGTATCAGAAGCATTTATACTGGTCAACTTGTTTAGGATTAAATGCATCCACTTGACCTATTACTTTTATAGTTCTATGTCTATTATGTCTGAGTTGTACAAACCTGCATTTCTCTCACACTGCTTGAGTGGTAATACTCATTTTGCTCAGATGACAACAAGGCTTCACATAGATTGAATTTCTGCAGCTCCAGCAGAGAGGACAACTTTTTGCTGGAGATGCTCTCTTTGGCCATACAAAAAACAGTGGTCATGATAGCTATCTTGGATGGATCCATCTCAGCTTTGATAACAGACTTCATCTCTTGGTGAAACTTTAATTCCATTGCCATTTGCTCCCTATTTACAGCAAGTGCCTGCTTGTGGGCACCGGAGGTCACGTGGCGTAAAAGTGCATGTCGCTGAAAATTGTCTGTACCCACAGTAAAGGCGTTCTCAGCCTTGCCATGCTTGTTCTTCACAAGGGCCTGACGGCACTCTACACAAAACATCAGCTTGCGCTCGTAGTCAAACTCCAGCCAGGTAAACTCTTCCTTCCAGTGCTCATTAAAATACCGCTTGCATTTCTTGTTGGAGTTTGAGGTCTCACCTGCTGGCTTTTTCCCAGGGGTCACCATACTTCCGCTGCCACCCATTCTGAAATCATACATTATGGGAAGGCTGTTGTTATCCATGATGCTCTAAACTGAGAAAAGAGCCAGACTGGTGGATGAAAGAGACAAGGGAAAACATATTAGGGATCCTGCAATGCACTGCTTTCCTCACCAATACTGACAGACATTTTGGTGTACGATGATGCTTCAGCCAAGTCATCAGTGAACCAAGACATCTGAGATTCCTGTAGTAAAGAGGCTTTTTAACTCTCCAGGACTAAATGTACATATACAGCTAGCAGGTCCTAGTCTATGTGCCACATGCTATATTTTAGTCCTATGAAAGAAATGCTCATACCAGAAATGGTTCATGCACTGCTGGGCAGGCTAAACATACTCATACTATGATAATTACTGGGCATGAGAGAATACGAATAGGAACTCTAGGATTTGACAGTTTTATTACAATGTATGTGAATGTGATTGACATTCTGTAATGAAAACaaacctaaagctgaactctggaa contains:
- the LG12H17orf113 gene encoding uncharacterized protein C17orf113 homolog, which produces MDNNSLPIMYDFRMGGSGSMVTPGKKPAGETSNSNKKCKRYFNEHWKEEFTWLEFDYERKLMFCVECRQALVKNKHGKAENAFTVGTDNFQRHALLRHVTSGAHKQALAVNREQMAMELKFHQEMKSVIKAEMDPSKIAIMTTVFCMAKESISSKKLSSLLELQKFNLCEALLSSEQNEYYHSSSVREMQAAIVKVLHSEDRRRLKESPFIGLVVDETVDITEHPSLVLFATSVTPCDGQLYITYLGRFALCSDETNQVVEKVVEILSDFQISPKKVAWFSSDGSSLMTDKKNGVSEKLKTLCPLITELHCISHRRSLLPTESFVSADYGRKYESVMDAVYRLYGNKPGEASSFQELRNVITACGIDLNCPGTVHWMAILPAVATIDSSWPTLVLLLESESTKSPVASGLCLELKKFWFVALTKVLLDILPIFQKLNQFFQIEDLDISMINPIVLASQATLQAQKSTNGQNFQEFLNELNEHPDDDNESRFYYKGVELVDCSKVQLKCFELIKQACLDSVCKSLLDRFPGNVLKVISSLSIIFNPKCYPSSLDDIGAYGELELRHLLQNFSNVLVPERATNDFALFKRIVFSLSHLTFRDLCIKLVHSSSEMHELFPDFTVLAAVALVMPLGSTLFEKMNRAKELWKKCHLEEIVENGFSDVLKICIDNPSLHELDFAKAIDLFENTGQSDNK